Within the Centropristis striata isolate RG_2023a ecotype Rhode Island chromosome 23, C.striata_1.0, whole genome shotgun sequence genome, the region TTTGTTctttacatatatatgtatatatatatatatattgccttGTTGCTAATATAAATCATTCTACATACATCCATACATGAATATTCCTGGTTGACTAGCCGCAGTACGCCATACACCATGATGCAGATATGGTCCCATACATCACGGCTGCAGCTGCAGTGAGAGACACTGAGTGCTTTGCAACAGTGTATCATGAGATAGTTATGCTGTAATGACTCATCTTTTCCCTCCTGCCCTGTCAGATACGACATCAAGGCTCTGATCGGTCGGGGGAGCTTCAGCCGCGTTGTGCGCGTGGAGCACAGGATGACTCGGCAGCCTTTCGCCATTAAAATGATGGAGGTAGAGGCCCCGGGGGGCCGTGAGGTGTGCGCCTCGGAGCTGGCGGTGCTGCAGAGGGTGAGCCACTCTAATGTGATTCAGCTGATCGAGGTGTTTCAGTTCCCGCAGCGGGTTTACATGGTGCTGGAGCTGGCAACAGGTGGCGAGCTGTTGGATCGTGTCGTCAGCAGGGGCCACTTCACAGAGAGGGACGCCACCCAGGCCCTCAGGATGGTTCTGGAGGGGGTGGGATATCTGCACAACCTGGGTATCACCCACAGAGACCTGAAGCCTGAGAATCTCCTCTACTACCACCCCGGGGCCGACTCCAGGCTGCTCGTGACAGACTTTGGGCTGGCCACTTTTGGCAGCGCAGGGTGTGACATTTCAAGGGGAGATCATAGGACTTGGTCCCTCAGAACCACCTGTGGGACCCCTGAGTATATGGCCCCTGAGGTGTTGCTGCGGAAACCCTACTCCTGTGCAGTGGACATGTGGGCCCTGGGAGTGATCACATATATAGTGCTGAGTGGATCCATGCCGTTTGAGGACGACAGTCGGACGCGGCTCTACAGATCCATTGTGAGAGGAAAGTACAGCTTCCATGGAGATGTAAGttaatttggctttttattgaacattggacttgagttttttgtttttgtagcaAATGGAAGATCTTGAAGCATAAattatcaaatgattatggtaacactttacaataaccgactaaataatgtttatagatggtttattaaccaTTCACAAAGTtagctatacatatttaattgtttaatctttttcaaccaatttcttaaaggtatatgaatcattttgaaatcattaacatacttaatatggtgttcaaatgttcaaatgagtgcaactaaaactattaatgaactattaattataatttaatttttggtaatggtaaagtaactataaacttacaataatataccatctatttgccatttataaatgatttagtttgttaaacattaataaatgatgtatttaccattctaaatggcctatatacggtttataaatgatgattaaacattgataaactatctgtttaccatttataaattatggttattgtaaagtgttaccatgatTATCAGCTCAGTATCCATGGGaaatacacagcaaaatctgtagtgttgttttttcagtgttaataattttgagttggtgagtgttgattttggagttgtacTTGATAAaaaaagctctgccagcgttgttacatgttaacacttgacacctgagttagattcacttcagttggagttgattttcagattttgtgacttgtatgttcggctaaaaacagaatacacttttaatgtatcgtaaaacaaaacaatgaatgttaattatcacattagtaaaaggaaataacatgattttagggttaaaaatacactttattgtGTCACataacacaatgtatgttaagaattaacactcacagtgaaagggaataacacaatttcgagttaaaagtgcacttatgtggtgtcacaaaacaacaccaagggtgtcaaatatgaaagagttaaaatattaacacttttcaaagtgtaatttaaaCTCtgaatccgtgagaactatatacactcagaaaaagtgttaaattttgCTGTGTACATGCATAGTCATGATTCTGCACAATAAGATCTCATTTGTTAATACCACCCAAAACGACTCATATCAGCGAGATTAtccacatcattatacatacacaaacagtttgtggttgtaaaaaaggccacagtttcagtgaattaaggatacaaaaccactgacctaggtttagggagaaaaacttcctggttaggcgttaagtttaaacagtaaatgaacaaataaaaaagctggAAGTGAAAAagttacgagggtgatgtgagccacaGAACTTacttaaggcaaggcaagtttatttgtatagcacaattcaacacaaggtaattcaaagtgcgttacatacacattaaaacagcaagacacaattgaaaacagtaaaaacagtcaattaaaacagggaaataaaaatacaaataagataaaataagatacagcaggataagaaaatagataaaataataaaaagcacaagtcaaacattgcgtagttaaaaagtaagggcagtagagtacagcagataagtgttaaagttacttaaaaattaatttacttttatttttcacgAACCcctttctcctgggtgaaagtaccacccatccacctcccctccgtCCACCATTAATACTACGTCAGCAGGATGATGGTGGTCTGACAGTCAAAAACCCaaatgtgagtcgtattttgccgCATGTAGAAACGCCCTAAATTGACGATTTTGAGCGGAGACCAGTCATGATTTTGCAAGACACAATTTTCTATCTAATGCCAATTTTAGTTTCCCCTCAGTGTTGCAGGTCAGAAACTAAAAGTGCAGAGGTTGTGGTGGTTGATGGGAATGTAGCAGGTCCAGCTGGTGCTACAACTCAGAAAGATCCATCTCACCCTGGACACTTTCTGTTTGAACAGCTGCCCTCAGGCAGGCGTTTCAGCACAATCCAAACATGgacaaacagattttttaagaaAGTTTCTACCCATAACTGCACTTAAGGCTgcaaaatgattttgaaatgaaacaCCAGCAGAATGTGATTGGGAATGTCTGGCAAGTATATATATCTTGCTCTAGCTcttttacatttataataacaGGCAACTTTATACGGATATTTGCATTACAGACCATGTGTACAATACagatattctattttattctattgaaTGGATATAATCAAATAACTATAGTATTTCAGATTGTAAACGTCAAGTTGAACAACAGCAAAGCTACCATGGGAAGAAATCTAAGGAATCTAATCTATTTAAAGAATGTAAAATGTGAAGTAGCATCTCACGGAAATACTGCAATCTTGACTttgttgggggttttttttgcatcagAGTTTACTCCTTCATGTGTTGTACATTGTGCTAATTTACTGTAAAGGAGTGACAATTTTAACTCTATACATAATAGCAATATAAAGTCTGTGACACCAACTACTAGTTAAGTTGATAACAGCTAAGCTGCCCTGGGAAGAAATCTGGTTTGATGAACTAAAACTGCATAGAAAAAGCAGTTCAAActgaaaaatgataataaaaatttaCAAAGTACATGTGATACCAAATtctaaaaattagaaaaaaaattaagtggCATCTTGATGGCatgtggcatttttttttagtttactgCAAAAAAGTGCCCATGTTCATGAGtcatttataaacaaacaaacaaaaaaaaaaccacactaTTCATGGCAAAGTGAAAGAAATGTCAGTTCTGGTGTTGTCAGGTGTGTGCTGGTGGCTGCCTGAATGTTTCCTGAACATTCATCGACCTTCACCGTGGtcagaatgaaagaaaaaacagacatgGCTGCTCCAAGCTGGTTCAATTATAGAAGAGAAgcaacagtaaaagaaaaaaagaaaaatacttgcTTTCCTTTTTAAGGgcacaaaaagaacaattaaacTACATAAATCATCATGGATGTAGCTGAACGACCAGCaatagtacatttactcaagtactgtactttagtatttccacaTAAGTAACTTTATgattctactccactacatgtcgagataaatattgtactttttactccaatacatttagccgacagctttagttacttttcaggtcaatatttatgaattaaaccgcttaacagtatattaactgGTTAAAGTTAACCCTACCTTGATGACAGTAAAAAGCTGCTgagataaatgcatcaaaagtaatcagcaaataaacactt harbors:
- the LOC131962423 gene encoding serine/threonine-protein kinase H1-like, whose protein sequence is MGCGNSKVLPEASKKGYVSVVQSLVAFSKAHHDDDEPKKKKCAGKQRGLWFSTNVKNPPPASNSQQQILKDGRPRDRVAKYKDKFDPRVTARYDIKALIGRGSFSRVVRVEHRMTRQPFAIKMMEVEAPGGREVCASELAVLQRVSHSNVIQLIEVFQFPQRVYMVLELATGGELLDRVVSRGHFTERDATQALRMVLEGVGYLHNLGITHRDLKPENLLYYHPGADSRLLVTDFGLATFGSAGCDISRGDHRTWSLRTTCGTPEYMAPEVLLRKPYSCAVDMWALGVITYIVLSGSMPFEDDSRTRLYRSIVRGKYSFHGDPWPSVSNLAKDFIQRLLPLDPDTRLTAEQAIRHPWVASMAASSSMRNLHRSISQNLRQRTSRSSSRCPSSSTASNVYSSKSTRKKV